A window of the Lactuca sativa cultivar Salinas chromosome 5, Lsat_Salinas_v11, whole genome shotgun sequence genome harbors these coding sequences:
- the LOC111918699 gene encoding uncharacterized protein LOC111918699, which produces MDSASPLSNLKDQTPEKLYQSSLPYPARAKKEKQEDEYQKFLDHIKALQINIPFIEAVAQMPKYAKFLKEILTNRRKMEEVKKVVLNENCSAAMLNKLPKKKGDPGSLTLPCQFGNLATTHALADSGASVSLMPYSFFKKLELPEPRPIRMAIHLANKTVTFPRGICEDLLVKVDKFVFPADFIILDMEADPQVPIILGRSFLNTASAIVDMRDSKLTLRVGEDSVTFGVDQAMKYARKWRS; this is translated from the coding sequence atggactcggcgagtccactgtcaaATCTGAAGGATCAGACCCCTGAAAAGCTTTACCAGTCGTCATTGCCATACCCAGCCCGAGCTAAGAAAGAGAAGCAGGAAGATGAGTACCAGAAGTTTCTAGATCATATCAAGgctcttcaaatcaacataccCTTCATCGAAGCTGTCGCACAAATGCCCAAAtatgcaaagttccttaaggaaatTCTCACTAATAGAAGgaagatggaggaagtgaagaaggTAGTCCTCAATGAAAACTGCTCTGCTGCTATGCTAAATAAGCTACCAAAGAAGAAGGGTGACCCGGGGAGCTTAACtttaccttgccaatttggcaacttggcTACCACGCATGCCTTGGCTGATTCGGGAGCAAGCGTAAGCCTCATGCCATATTCATTCTTCAAGAAGCTTGAGCTCCCGGAACCACGACCAATTCGCATGGCGATTCACTTAGCAAACAAGACAGTCACTTTTCCAAGAGGCATATGTGAAGACTTATTGGTCAAAGTGGACAAGTTTGTATTTCCCGCTGATTTCATCATTCTAGACATGGAGGCAGATCCTCAAGTCCCAATCATCCTTGGAAGATCCTTCCTCAACACGGCAAGTGCTATAGTAGACATGAGGGACTCGAAGCTCACTTTGCGGGTAGGAGAAGATTCAGTCACATTTGGGGTAGATCAAGCTATGAAGTATGCAAGGAAGTGGAGGAGCTAA